In Pseudobacteriovorax antillogorgiicola, a single window of DNA contains:
- a CDS encoding tetratricopeptide repeat protein produces MNLNDPNQKLEYANKLIFVKEYKKAQKIIEELIRHDSFTHNLLVHLRRIELAVKLENLETLKVEYERATEKNPDNANSKICHILVEQHGEMIKPEEAVIRFQSLLRIVGPHPAIYYGIGFSMEMEGNFERALFNYEQCTTCDHGWYPGYFGMSQIYYHLGDDEKGDHYFFMFEELAPYNVYGNFETHRKLSHEFVQDEEFESAERAIISLSEWWMDNKGFCPIEIQIYERFSTAKIADLAGDQHRAEQRRSQGELLARRAMESEDEPETVLYFIAKTLEEFSELNMALEFYKEILSREASSPDMVQKIGSQFLSVGEYELANEIFETAYHHHPDHPEIRFCWMVSKLRRSGVNVEEYLIDKERLRALLENQSDKVELLSLLHSLMAKYGQDPDVQGHMGDVYLRLGNQDRAAKHYEKMYEIDGKSLVTKLKYASYQMQFGDIELAKQILDQISEVDLEDSSDQKSELLWLKSNYAYQTEDYRKGLDYLNQVLKHDPWHVAYLVQKALTLSALAQDKVSFNLYDSVLKKLSKNDEEGLDWDEFTRKSTMIAQANLLELDYCRCKIRFLYANGDERNLVALVHAACKLDPGKTTYDFLKLLNTNFDSPNIYWALGQLYKELWQLEAASVWFEQILISLDATDDHKAKAYQELADCFIWRGVMIDRAVEYAKIALDMSNEGREATLRTLAHSLLKKGEVRQAEVYLDELEDEDPEVIYLKGLVHYRNGAAGQANEVWKPLLSLPADRLRLHTIKQQVMKYYFDKVPYKTIN; encoded by the coding sequence TTGAATCTGAACGACCCCAACCAAAAATTAGAATATGCAAATAAGCTGATCTTCGTGAAGGAGTACAAGAAGGCTCAGAAGATTATCGAAGAGCTTATTCGTCATGATTCTTTTACACACAACCTCTTGGTTCATCTCCGGCGGATCGAACTGGCTGTTAAGCTGGAAAATTTGGAGACCCTGAAGGTGGAATACGAGAGAGCCACTGAGAAGAATCCAGATAATGCCAACTCGAAGATTTGTCATATCCTAGTTGAGCAGCATGGTGAAATGATCAAGCCTGAGGAAGCAGTGATTCGCTTCCAGTCGCTGCTCCGCATTGTCGGTCCCCATCCTGCCATCTACTACGGGATTGGGTTCAGCATGGAGATGGAGGGCAATTTCGAACGAGCCCTCTTCAACTATGAGCAGTGTACGACCTGCGATCATGGCTGGTATCCAGGTTACTTCGGAATGAGTCAGATCTACTATCACCTTGGTGATGACGAAAAAGGCGATCATTACTTCTTCATGTTTGAAGAATTAGCTCCCTATAATGTCTATGGCAATTTTGAAACCCATCGCAAGCTTTCCCACGAATTTGTTCAGGATGAAGAGTTTGAGTCAGCGGAACGAGCCATTATATCTCTTTCCGAGTGGTGGATGGACAATAAGGGCTTCTGTCCCATTGAAATTCAAATCTACGAACGCTTTTCGACAGCGAAAATAGCTGACCTGGCAGGCGATCAGCACCGCGCTGAGCAGAGACGTTCTCAAGGAGAGCTCCTTGCCCGAAGGGCGATGGAATCAGAGGATGAGCCCGAGACTGTTCTGTATTTTATCGCGAAAACTTTGGAAGAGTTCTCAGAACTCAATATGGCGTTGGAGTTTTATAAAGAGATTCTGAGTCGCGAGGCAAGTAGCCCCGACATGGTTCAGAAGATTGGCTCTCAGTTTCTTTCGGTCGGCGAGTATGAGCTTGCTAATGAGATATTTGAAACGGCCTACCATCATCATCCGGATCACCCCGAAATACGATTTTGTTGGATGGTATCGAAACTTCGACGCTCTGGTGTGAATGTCGAGGAATATCTCATCGATAAGGAAAGATTGCGAGCACTCTTAGAAAACCAATCAGACAAAGTCGAATTGCTATCACTGCTTCACTCGCTCATGGCTAAGTATGGCCAAGATCCTGATGTTCAGGGGCATATGGGAGATGTCTATCTTAGGCTCGGCAACCAAGACCGTGCCGCCAAGCACTACGAAAAAATGTATGAAATAGATGGAAAGAGTCTCGTGACCAAACTGAAATATGCGTCGTATCAAATGCAATTTGGTGATATAGAACTGGCGAAGCAAATCTTAGACCAGATATCAGAAGTGGATCTTGAAGATTCGTCCGACCAAAAAAGTGAATTGCTATGGCTAAAGTCGAACTATGCCTACCAAACGGAAGATTACAGGAAAGGCCTAGATTATCTCAATCAGGTTCTTAAGCACGATCCTTGGCATGTCGCGTATCTAGTTCAAAAAGCACTTACCCTGTCGGCGCTGGCCCAGGATAAGGTTAGCTTCAATCTCTATGACTCTGTGCTAAAAAAGCTCTCAAAGAATGATGAAGAGGGCTTGGACTGGGATGAATTTACGAGAAAATCTACCATGATAGCTCAAGCCAATTTGCTAGAGTTGGATTACTGTCGCTGCAAGATCAGGTTTCTTTATGCAAACGGTGATGAAAGAAATCTTGTTGCTTTAGTCCATGCTGCCTGCAAACTTGATCCTGGTAAGACCACTTATGACTTTTTAAAGCTTTTGAATACAAACTTCGATAGTCCTAATATCTACTGGGCTTTGGGTCAACTCTACAAAGAGCTTTGGCAACTTGAGGCAGCTTCGGTTTGGTTCGAACAGATTCTAATTTCTCTAGACGCTACTGATGATCATAAAGCAAAAGCCTATCAAGAGCTGGCGGACTGCTTTATCTGGCGAGGCGTGATGATCGACAGGGCTGTGGAATATGCTAAGATTGCCTTAGATATGTCTAACGAAGGGCGGGAAGCAACTTTGCGGACGCTAGCTCATAGCCTCTTAAAAAAAGGTGAAGTGCGGCAAGCCGAAGTTTATCTCGACGAGCTTGAAGATGAAGACCCAGAAGTGATCTATTTGAAAGGACTAGTTCACTACCGCAATGGAGCTGCAGGGCAGGCTAATGAAGTCTGGAAACCCTTGCTGAGCCTGCCTGCCGATCGCTTACGCTTGCACACTATCAAACAGCAAGTCATGAAGTACTATTTCGATAAAGTTCCCTACAAAACTATTAACTAA
- the lipA gene encoding lipoyl synthase — translation MTQKPEAKKDLHVNKPKWLKTKIPTGSTYFDIKRDLRKKQLYTVCEEAKCPNISECWATNTATFMILGDTCTRACRFCNVKTGNPQGWLDDNEPKKTAESVKLMKLRYAVLTMVDRDDLEDGGAAHVARVFDEIRKTSPDCRLEFLGGDFQAKDDSLARILEAMPEVFAHNIETIERLTPRVRDARSTYRRSLAVLKRVKELANYQVFTKSAIMLGLGESKDEVVQSLKDLRDHNVDFITMGQYMRPSKRHLSIKEFVEPEVFEDLKGIAYDLGFLGVASSPLVRSSYRAGDLYDQALESLKQKG, via the coding sequence TTGACACAAAAGCCAGAAGCAAAAAAAGACCTCCATGTGAATAAGCCAAAGTGGCTTAAGACTAAGATTCCCACTGGCTCCACATACTTTGACATCAAGCGGGACCTTCGCAAGAAGCAGCTTTACACCGTTTGTGAAGAGGCAAAGTGTCCCAATATTTCAGAGTGTTGGGCCACCAATACCGCTACTTTCATGATTCTAGGGGATACTTGCACGAGAGCTTGTCGCTTTTGCAATGTGAAAACCGGAAATCCACAGGGTTGGCTCGACGATAACGAGCCCAAGAAGACCGCTGAATCTGTTAAGCTGATGAAGCTTCGCTACGCGGTGCTCACGATGGTCGACCGGGATGATTTGGAGGATGGTGGTGCCGCTCATGTGGCCCGGGTTTTCGATGAAATTCGCAAGACTTCGCCCGACTGCCGGTTGGAGTTCTTGGGAGGAGACTTTCAGGCAAAGGATGATTCCCTTGCTAGAATTTTGGAAGCTATGCCCGAAGTTTTTGCCCACAACATAGAAACCATTGAGCGTCTAACCCCTAGGGTCCGCGACGCTCGTTCCACCTATCGCCGCAGTTTGGCTGTACTCAAGAGAGTTAAAGAATTAGCGAACTATCAAGTTTTCACCAAGAGTGCAATCATGTTGGGCTTGGGTGAAAGCAAGGACGAAGTCGTTCAGTCCCTTAAAGATTTACGAGACCACAACGTGGACTTCATTACCATGGGTCAGTATATGCGTCCATCCAAGCGGCATCTATCGATCAAGGAATTTGTGGAACCCGAAGTCTTTGAAGACTTGAAGGGAATCGCCTATGACCTTGGTTTTCTAGGAGTTGCATCGTCGCCACTTGTTCGAAGCTCCTACCGAGCCGGAGATCTTTACGACCAAGCTTTGGAGTCCCTCAAACAAAAAGGTTAG
- a CDS encoding small ribosomal subunit Rsm22 family protein: MKKTNTNRQFQEVALPSSLISAWEATIIETARLKGIPRDSSKQEKLKTILRNERGNVRSLWEAFTTDRQNLPRYLLDPKKQTSAYLLGFHLANCGRAWNLLDRMDQRHKFSETLASYEGAKVFDLGCGTGAVSQTLAAFVMKRSPKTKMSLSLVDTQGPFLDASRLGFKHVGFKGSIRSKKDRLENCFDMISSQLSDSELNIVILGYVWNELLKNPKAQRKFQEFAMESMLKPTLFLIIEPANQNLARSAMELRDDLSMMGYHPLYPCPSSVPCPMLQKPKDWCYSETTWAQPQIMADLDRYLEINRSKLKYAGYALASEKAGLVKAGKPGESVVVGRPKIQDRYKDDFEYLICKGDDLGKRPSKVTGKKVLNRGEVFQDRKKD; encoded by the coding sequence TTGAAAAAGACTAACACAAACCGCCAGTTTCAAGAAGTTGCCCTTCCCTCATCGCTGATATCAGCATGGGAAGCCACGATTATCGAAACAGCACGATTGAAGGGTATTCCAAGGGACTCAAGCAAGCAAGAAAAGCTGAAAACAATTCTTCGCAACGAACGAGGCAATGTACGCTCTCTTTGGGAGGCCTTTACCACCGACAGGCAGAACCTACCCCGTTACCTCTTGGACCCTAAAAAGCAGACTAGCGCTTATCTTCTCGGCTTTCACCTAGCGAATTGTGGCCGTGCCTGGAACCTATTGGATCGTATGGATCAGCGTCACAAGTTTAGTGAGACTCTGGCTTCCTACGAAGGTGCAAAGGTTTTTGATCTGGGCTGCGGCACTGGAGCTGTCAGCCAAACCCTTGCGGCGTTCGTGATGAAGCGCAGTCCTAAAACTAAAATGTCCTTGTCCTTAGTAGACACGCAAGGCCCATTTCTCGATGCTTCAAGACTGGGATTCAAACACGTAGGATTCAAGGGAAGCATTCGATCTAAAAAAGATCGCCTCGAAAACTGCTTCGATATGATATCGAGCCAGCTCTCCGATTCCGAACTCAATATCGTTATCCTTGGCTATGTATGGAATGAGCTTCTCAAAAACCCAAAGGCTCAAAGAAAATTCCAGGAGTTTGCGATGGAATCCATGCTCAAGCCTACTCTGTTCCTGATTATTGAACCAGCTAATCAAAATCTGGCTCGGAGTGCCATGGAGCTTCGCGACGACCTATCGATGATGGGCTATCACCCCCTTTACCCATGCCCTAGCTCTGTGCCTTGCCCGATGCTGCAAAAACCCAAAGATTGGTGCTACAGCGAAACAACCTGGGCTCAGCCACAAATCATGGCCGACTTGGATCGCTATTTAGAGATCAATCGTTCAAAATTGAAGTATGCTGGTTATGCCTTGGCTTCGGAAAAAGCCGGTTTAGTAAAAGCCGGTAAGCCAGGTGAATCAGTGGTCGTGGGACGACCAAAGATTCAAGATCGTTACAAAGACGACTTCGAGTACTTGATTTGTAAGGGAGACGATCTTGGAAAGCGCCCTTCGAAAGTAACTGGAAAGAAAGTTCTCAATCGCGGTGAAGTTTTCCAGGATCGAAAAAAGGACTAG
- a CDS encoding lysophospholipid acyltransferase family protein, with protein sequence MISLQLVLIRGLIYAFTLIPKPFVRPLAASLLWLLRPVLGKEKEKLYRNLEEVLNLPRHSIFAKNFARQVLQHQIESGIESLVSAEKGPRHDPIEILGFESLEATISDLKAAGKGLIVITGHMGSWEFVAKYCALATGETFNALAKPSKSPAVTKYLESSRSKMNTRVLWTDRKTLLKDMMLSLKHGQILGFVMDQKPDGRQGPEVTFFDRPTKFVAGPAKLATRMQAPVLAVFCMREGPWRYRIVHKVVASPHHEERDEVTLTQAMAAEIERVIRLYPEQWVWNYKRWRFQT encoded by the coding sequence GTGATTTCATTGCAGTTGGTTCTTATCCGTGGTCTGATTTATGCCTTCACTCTTATTCCCAAGCCATTTGTTAGGCCACTAGCAGCTTCGCTGCTGTGGCTTCTAAGACCAGTCCTTGGTAAAGAAAAAGAAAAGCTCTATCGCAATCTCGAAGAGGTTCTGAACCTGCCTCGCCATAGTATTTTTGCTAAGAATTTTGCCCGGCAAGTGTTGCAGCACCAGATTGAATCTGGGATCGAATCGCTGGTATCAGCCGAGAAGGGGCCCCGTCATGACCCGATCGAGATTCTTGGGTTTGAGTCCCTTGAGGCTACAATCAGCGATTTAAAGGCAGCAGGCAAGGGCCTGATCGTTATAACAGGTCACATGGGAAGCTGGGAGTTCGTAGCAAAATACTGTGCCCTGGCTACCGGGGAAACCTTTAACGCCTTGGCTAAGCCATCCAAGTCTCCAGCGGTTACCAAGTATTTGGAGTCCTCTCGAAGTAAGATGAATACCCGGGTGCTCTGGACGGACCGCAAAACTCTGCTCAAAGATATGATGCTAAGCTTAAAGCACGGCCAGATCTTGGGCTTCGTGATGGATCAAAAGCCTGATGGTCGACAGGGGCCCGAGGTGACATTTTTTGATCGGCCAACGAAATTTGTTGCAGGCCCAGCAAAACTCGCGACGCGGATGCAGGCGCCAGTGCTAGCGGTTTTTTGTATGCGAGAGGGGCCTTGGCGGTATAGAATAGTCCACAAAGTGGTTGCATCACCCCATCACGAAGAGCGTGACGAAGTCACCCTTACCCAAGCCATGGCCGCTGAAATCGAGCGTGTCATTCGACTTTACCCCGAACAGTGGGTTTGGAACTATAAGAGGTGGCGATTCCAGACTTAA
- the hrpB gene encoding ATP-dependent helicase HrpB, whose translation MLKLPIDSYTPQILNAIKANPVTIIKAEPGAGKTTRIPLALLQDKASTIVLEPRRLAAKLSAEHVAELHGSTIGEDVGYQIRFDQKIGPRTKLRFMTEGLFLRLLESNPTLQGFTHIVLDEFHERHLDTDVALAFIRHLQENQRPDLKLLIMSATVDLSTLDNYLPESNSFEVPGRVYPVEIVYKPGAAKESTEQKVIAAVQDMIQRREYPGHILVFLSGRRPIQAAQAALQRVLAKQDFDVLPLMADLPPKQQKKAFQETGKRKIILATNVAETSLTIDGITGVIDTGLANISSYAPWSGLPMLQEAAVSQASCIQRTGRAGRTQQGICYRLFDENDFLKRDRFTPHEMSQSELSQLILFLKSRLAADADPATCLPWLSPPPEKHLESSSETLKRLSAIDQYGALTTKGQAISQIPLHPRLGAIILEGQSLQVFEEAILASCLISEGMILQRGSRAFEEGFCDLSFQSNTLLKWVKKQDLESIQLTHAIDSRKVDRVTRLYRSLQNNLGARPLESIKRINHRTLSQAVLAGFPDRVAKYRPAAKNKRNPSLRHFHFCLGRGGVLADSSVARKGEFLIVLDAHETPGRQHAAIKTQIRTASSVSLEQLFQVSPMLSTQVDVSMDDKSQKVLAFNRVYYGQFVIKEESREAEPDQITQILTETTLKNWPFPFDHDDDLKTYHRKLELMRDAGVEHSLPVFEGEMLELLIHAICEGQTRAEEIRQTSLRNFIYQQLSYEDQMLLDLNCPDKIELNGRQRTITYLGEHSPAISSRIQDFFGLQEGPKICGGRWPLTLVMLAPNQRPAQTTKDLAGFWSGSYAIVRKELARRYPKHQWPENPLEG comes from the coding sequence ATGCTCAAGTTGCCAATCGACTCCTACACCCCTCAGATCTTGAACGCCATCAAGGCCAACCCCGTAACAATCATCAAGGCTGAGCCAGGCGCAGGTAAGACTACCCGGATTCCCTTAGCTCTGCTTCAAGATAAGGCCAGTACCATCGTATTGGAGCCAAGACGCCTAGCCGCCAAACTCTCTGCCGAACATGTCGCCGAACTGCATGGCAGCACCATAGGGGAGGATGTAGGCTACCAGATTCGCTTCGATCAGAAGATTGGCCCCCGAACGAAATTACGGTTCATGACGGAAGGGCTCTTTCTCAGGCTATTGGAATCCAACCCCACTCTCCAAGGGTTCACTCACATTGTCCTTGATGAGTTTCATGAGAGACATCTCGACACTGATGTAGCCTTAGCTTTCATCCGCCACTTACAGGAAAACCAGCGCCCTGATCTAAAATTATTGATCATGTCAGCAACTGTTGATCTAAGCACTCTCGATAACTATCTCCCTGAGTCAAATTCATTTGAAGTGCCAGGTCGCGTGTATCCGGTGGAGATTGTTTACAAGCCTGGTGCAGCGAAAGAAAGTACGGAGCAAAAGGTTATCGCGGCAGTCCAGGACATGATTCAAAGGCGCGAGTATCCTGGACATATCCTGGTCTTCTTAAGTGGACGGCGACCGATCCAAGCAGCCCAGGCGGCATTGCAAAGGGTCCTAGCAAAACAAGACTTCGACGTCCTGCCTTTGATGGCAGACCTGCCCCCAAAGCAGCAGAAAAAAGCATTCCAGGAAACCGGGAAGCGCAAGATCATCCTGGCCACTAACGTCGCCGAGACCTCTTTAACAATTGATGGCATCACGGGTGTGATTGATACTGGTTTAGCCAATATTAGTTCCTATGCCCCATGGAGCGGTTTGCCTATGTTACAAGAAGCAGCAGTGAGCCAAGCCTCCTGCATCCAGCGAACAGGCCGTGCTGGGCGAACACAACAAGGTATCTGCTACAGACTTTTTGATGAAAACGACTTTCTGAAGCGCGACCGTTTTACCCCTCACGAGATGAGTCAAAGCGAGCTTTCTCAACTGATCCTATTCTTAAAATCGCGACTTGCTGCGGATGCCGACCCCGCCACATGCTTGCCCTGGCTTTCACCCCCACCTGAGAAGCATCTGGAAAGCAGCTCTGAGACTTTAAAAAGACTCAGCGCGATCGACCAGTATGGTGCCTTAACAACTAAGGGACAGGCGATCTCTCAAATTCCACTTCACCCTCGTCTAGGCGCGATTATTCTGGAAGGGCAATCACTTCAAGTTTTCGAAGAAGCAATCCTTGCTTCATGTCTAATCAGTGAAGGAATGATCCTTCAACGAGGCTCCAGAGCTTTCGAAGAGGGCTTTTGCGATCTTAGCTTCCAAAGTAACACACTCTTAAAGTGGGTCAAAAAACAAGACTTAGAAAGCATTCAGCTCACTCATGCCATTGACTCTCGCAAGGTCGATCGAGTTACAAGACTCTATCGATCGTTGCAGAATAACCTTGGGGCGAGGCCTTTGGAATCTATCAAGCGTATTAATCATCGCACCCTGTCCCAAGCGGTCTTAGCAGGGTTTCCAGACCGCGTGGCGAAGTATCGGCCAGCAGCGAAAAATAAACGGAACCCGAGCCTCCGTCACTTCCATTTCTGCCTCGGGCGGGGAGGTGTTTTGGCAGATTCATCAGTCGCTCGTAAAGGGGAGTTCCTGATCGTTTTGGATGCTCACGAAACTCCTGGCCGCCAGCATGCTGCGATCAAAACTCAGATTCGAACCGCTTCGAGCGTTTCATTGGAGCAACTCTTCCAAGTATCTCCTATGCTTAGCACTCAGGTTGATGTTTCCATGGACGACAAAAGCCAGAAAGTACTGGCCTTTAATCGCGTCTACTATGGGCAATTTGTGATTAAAGAAGAATCACGTGAAGCAGAACCGGACCAGATCACTCAAATTCTGACAGAAACCACCTTGAAAAATTGGCCTTTTCCCTTTGATCACGATGATGACCTCAAAACCTATCATCGTAAACTTGAATTGATGCGCGATGCTGGAGTAGAGCATAGCCTGCCTGTTTTCGAAGGTGAAATGTTAGAACTCCTCATTCACGCTATTTGTGAGGGACAGACCAGAGCTGAGGAGATAAGGCAAACATCACTGCGAAACTTTATTTACCAACAGTTGTCTTATGAAGATCAAATGCTTCTCGATTTGAACTGCCCAGATAAAATCGAACTGAATGGACGGCAACGGACGATCACCTACCTCGGTGAACACTCCCCTGCGATTTCGTCTCGGATTCAAGATTTTTTTGGATTACAAGAGGGGCCCAAAATCTGTGGTGGCCGTTGGCCATTAACACTGGTCATGCTGGCTCCCAATCAACGGCCTGCCCAGACGACCAAAGATTTAGCCGGCTTTTGGAGCGGCTCCTATGCCATCGTTCGCAAGGAACTAGCTCGGCGTTATCCAAAGCATCAATGGCCGGAAAACCCTCTCGAAGGATAA
- a CDS encoding RluA family pseudouridine synthase, whose protein sequence is MQTVEILAKRGLVGKRLDLAMVEETKGLSRRKAKSLIDDGSVFVNDQRVRIASRQLSFGDRLTFRYVPDNKKKPQPVQISERDILFDQAGVIAINKPVGLPSQETKKGDRFHVVPLVKRFFQTKGRDLEHLALAHRLDKETSGVLLLGETPEIVAHLMDQFREKTIEKTYHALCYGKAQDEFEVRCRLTAINPKNGTVKVSQKSGKDSQTFFTRKEYYQKSGMSLVECRPVTGRSHQLRAHLAKVRNPIAGDKVYGDTHPKLSDELYHLVSQHHYLHARLLKFTLPGQSKKLQVKAPYPKTWQSIIELLRSPLT, encoded by the coding sequence ATGCAAACTGTTGAAATACTTGCTAAACGGGGATTAGTCGGCAAACGACTCGATCTCGCTATGGTCGAGGAGACCAAAGGCCTATCCCGAAGAAAGGCCAAGTCGTTGATCGATGACGGTTCGGTATTCGTGAACGATCAGAGGGTTCGTATCGCATCCAGGCAATTAAGTTTTGGAGATCGTTTAACTTTTCGTTACGTTCCAGACAACAAGAAGAAGCCTCAGCCAGTTCAGATCAGCGAGCGGGACATCTTATTTGATCAGGCTGGTGTCATTGCTATCAACAAACCTGTAGGCTTGCCGTCTCAAGAAACTAAAAAGGGAGATCGCTTCCATGTGGTTCCCCTGGTGAAGCGCTTCTTTCAGACCAAAGGTCGTGATTTAGAACACTTGGCCCTAGCCCATCGACTAGACAAAGAAACATCTGGCGTTCTTCTTCTTGGCGAAACCCCAGAGATCGTTGCGCATCTTATGGATCAGTTTCGGGAAAAAACCATCGAGAAAACCTACCATGCCTTATGTTATGGGAAGGCCCAAGATGAATTTGAAGTACGCTGTCGCCTGACAGCGATCAACCCCAAGAATGGAACAGTAAAGGTCTCCCAAAAGTCGGGTAAGGACTCGCAAACCTTCTTTACAAGAAAAGAGTATTATCAAAAATCGGGAATGAGTTTAGTGGAATGTCGGCCTGTGACCGGCCGTAGCCATCAACTGAGGGCTCATCTGGCAAAAGTTCGGAACCCCATTGCTGGTGATAAAGTCTATGGCGATACTCACCCGAAGCTTTCAGATGAGTTATATCATTTGGTATCGCAGCACCATTATTTGCATGCACGGCTTCTCAAGTTTACCCTGCCTGGGCAAAGCAAGAAACTGCAGGTGAAGGCCCCTTATCCCAAGACTTGGCAGTCGATCATCGAACTCCTACGAAGTCCTTTGACCTAG
- a CDS encoding acyl-CoA dehydrogenase family protein yields the protein MKTPHCHPYPDYMNISELLTEEQNRLLGEARRFVEEELEPSIADHYEAGTFPKEAIARMGEAHLIGSNLAGYGLPGYDEISYGLIMRELERCDSAFRSCASVQGSLVMYPIAKYGSDEQKDTWLERLGKGSAIGSFALTEPQGGSDPGSMETRAEDRGDHWLLSGEKRWVTNGTLCDVVLVWARTDDGVRGFLCPADTPGVKFRSINRKLSLRASASAELSLDQVKLPKSAELPAARGLGAALNCLNQARYGIVWGVIGAAEACYDEALSYAQERQLFQKKLSQFQMVQGKLADMTLAISQGQLLALRLGQLKNAGQLLPGHVSLGKQGNVKAALEIARTCRDILGANGVLLDYKTMRHACNLETVFTYEGTHDIHRLVVGQQVTGKGAFS from the coding sequence GTGAAAACTCCTCACTGTCACCCTTACCCAGACTACATGAATATCTCTGAATTACTGACTGAGGAGCAGAATCGCTTGCTGGGCGAAGCTCGCCGTTTCGTAGAGGAGGAGCTTGAACCAAGCATAGCTGATCACTATGAGGCAGGTACCTTCCCAAAGGAAGCAATCGCTCGCATGGGTGAAGCTCATCTTATAGGCTCCAACCTTGCAGGCTATGGGCTCCCTGGCTACGATGAAATATCCTATGGCTTGATCATGCGAGAGCTGGAACGCTGCGATTCAGCCTTTCGGAGCTGCGCTTCGGTGCAAGGTTCCCTTGTGATGTATCCTATTGCCAAGTATGGCTCTGACGAGCAAAAAGACACATGGTTGGAAAGGCTCGGAAAAGGGTCTGCTATTGGCTCATTTGCCCTTACTGAACCTCAAGGTGGCTCTGATCCAGGCTCTATGGAAACTCGCGCTGAGGATCGTGGTGACCATTGGCTGTTATCAGGGGAAAAACGCTGGGTCACCAATGGTACCTTGTGTGACGTGGTGCTTGTCTGGGCGCGAACGGATGATGGTGTTCGAGGCTTTCTATGCCCTGCAGATACTCCTGGTGTGAAGTTTAGAAGTATCAACCGTAAATTATCACTTCGAGCTTCTGCAAGTGCCGAGCTAAGCTTGGATCAAGTGAAGCTTCCTAAGTCAGCTGAGCTCCCAGCAGCCAGGGGGCTTGGTGCGGCATTAAATTGCCTGAATCAAGCCCGTTATGGAATCGTTTGGGGGGTTATAGGAGCAGCTGAAGCTTGCTATGACGAAGCCCTCAGCTATGCTCAGGAGCGGCAACTATTTCAAAAAAAGCTTAGCCAGTTTCAGATGGTCCAGGGAAAGCTTGCGGATATGACACTGGCCATCAGCCAGGGGCAGCTTTTAGCATTGCGGCTCGGGCAGCTGAAGAATGCGGGGCAGCTGTTGCCTGGACACGTCTCTCTTGGCAAGCAAGGTAACGTCAAGGCGGCCCTTGAGATAGCACGCACCTGTCGGGATATTCTGGGAGCTAACGGAGTTCTCCTCGATTATAAAACGATGAGGCATGCTTGTAATTTAGAGACTGTGTTCACCTACGAAGGAACTCATGATATCCATCGTCTTGTGGTCGGGCAGCAAGTGACGGGTAAAGGGGCATTTTCCTGA